Proteins found in one Alteromonas macleodii genomic segment:
- a CDS encoding SDR family oxidoreductase, producing MNVVITGGNRGIGLALTKQYKARGAKVYATCRNSCDELNSAGVTIIKGVDVSQPETLAEKLAPLMDINIDLLINNAGVLGRESLDDWDPNTIDYQFRVNAMGPLLVTQTLLPAMAQDSKIALITSRMGSMADNGSGGYYGYRMSKAALNAAGVSMANDLKAQGIAVGIFHPGFVQTEMVNGAGDIDADTCAERLSQRIDELNVSNAGRFIHSNGEVLPW from the coding sequence ATGAACGTAGTAATTACCGGTGGCAATAGAGGCATAGGCCTTGCGCTTACCAAGCAATATAAAGCACGTGGCGCAAAGGTTTATGCCACATGTCGTAATAGCTGTGATGAGTTAAACAGTGCAGGTGTGACAATTATCAAAGGTGTGGATGTATCTCAGCCTGAGACATTGGCTGAAAAACTTGCTCCTTTAATGGATATCAACATTGATTTGCTCATCAATAATGCTGGTGTACTTGGACGTGAAAGTCTTGATGACTGGGACCCAAACACTATCGACTACCAGTTTCGCGTTAATGCTATGGGCCCACTTCTTGTTACGCAAACACTGCTGCCTGCAATGGCGCAGGACAGTAAAATTGCGTTAATCACCAGTCGCATGGGGTCAATGGCTGACAATGGTTCAGGCGGTTATTACGGCTATCGAATGTCTAAAGCTGCGCTAAATGCAGCGGGTGTTTCTATGGCCAATGACTTAAAGGCTCAAGGAATTGCCGTAGGTATCTTCCACCCTGGATTCGTGCAGACTGAAATGGTAAATGGGGCAGGGGATATCGACGCTGATACGTGCGCCGAACGTTTGTCGCAAAGAATAGATGAGCTAAATGTATCTAACGCCGGTCGCTTTATCCATTCAAATGGTGAAGTATTGCCTTGGTAA
- a CDS encoding substrate-binding periplasmic protein, with protein MFSPSALANTECKALRTAGAQQWFPYAFNEFDGKLKATGIAFDVLTLLSQDLGVTLKIETGLPWKRIESKLDAGELDILAGNYWNEARSRKWLITASFATDEVYLVLSPSLVQTRGTEISLNALTQYIGVMPRGISLGEKFDSIRSNLKIIEVKDHDKMYEMIRRHRADYAVSPQSAALSHLNAPENDGMQLSQSAISSNNVHFAISAKSKCASLFPEFNDALSARLKDGSIEQIINTYNLTR; from the coding sequence GTGTTCAGTCCTAGTGCACTTGCCAACACAGAGTGTAAAGCTTTACGAACCGCGGGAGCACAGCAGTGGTTTCCTTATGCCTTTAACGAGTTTGATGGAAAATTAAAAGCCACGGGGATAGCGTTTGACGTTTTAACGCTATTATCGCAGGATTTGGGCGTCACACTAAAAATAGAAACCGGATTACCATGGAAACGCATTGAATCTAAACTCGACGCGGGTGAACTTGATATTCTGGCGGGAAACTATTGGAACGAAGCCCGAAGTCGAAAGTGGCTTATCACCGCATCATTCGCAACAGATGAGGTATACCTTGTGCTCTCGCCCTCATTGGTGCAAACACGAGGTACTGAAATTTCGCTTAACGCACTAACGCAATATATTGGTGTAATGCCACGAGGTATAAGCTTAGGTGAAAAGTTTGATAGCATTAGGTCAAACTTGAAAATTATCGAAGTTAAAGATCACGACAAGATGTATGAAATGATACGTCGTCATCGTGCTGATTACGCAGTTTCACCACAAAGCGCAGCACTAAGCCACTTGAACGCACCAGAGAACGATGGCATGCAATTAAGTCAGTCGGCTATATCATCAAACAATGTGCATTTTGCTATCTCTGCCAAATCAAAATGTGCGTCGCTATTCCCAGAGTTTAATGATGCCCTTAGCGCTCGTTTGAAGGACGGGTCTATTGAACAGATTATTAACACATATAATTTAACGCGGTAG
- the rimO gene encoding 30S ribosomal protein S12 methylthiotransferase RimO, with amino-acid sequence MTVETFNPNKVVNKTTTLETPVKVLSDNKPSQQSNGSRIGFVSLGCPKNLVDSERILTQLRTEGYDVVPTYNDADLVIVNTCGFIDAAVEESLDTIGEALKENGKVIVTGCLGVKEDEIRELHPNVLAITGPHAYETVVEQVHDHLPKPHHNPFEDLIPDHGVKLTPRHYAYLKISEGCNHRCTFCIIPSMRGDLVSRPVGNVLDEAKRLKEAGVKELLVISQDTSAYGVDVKHRTGFWNGMPVKAHMQQLCEKLGEMGIWVRLHYVYPYPHVDDLIPLMNEGKILPYLDIPFQHANKRILKLMKRPGSAERVLERVKKWREQCPSLVIRSTFIVGFPGETEEEFEELLDFLREAQLDRVGAFAYSPVEGARANDLPDPVPDDIKQARLARFMEVQGEISQARLQARIGNEYQVVIDSVDAEGAVGRTYADAPEVDGLVHLNGVYDVKPGDRVWAEVIHANEHDVWAVLSEEQDEEDEGTDSVL; translated from the coding sequence ATGACAGTAGAAACGTTTAATCCAAACAAAGTAGTAAATAAAACCACCACGCTAGAAACGCCAGTGAAGGTATTAAGTGATAACAAACCTTCGCAGCAAAGCAATGGCAGCAGAATTGGTTTTGTTAGCTTAGGTTGCCCTAAGAACTTAGTTGATTCTGAGCGTATTCTTACTCAACTTCGCACCGAGGGTTATGACGTCGTCCCTACCTATAACGATGCTGATCTCGTTATCGTTAATACGTGTGGCTTCATTGATGCGGCAGTTGAAGAGTCGCTAGATACCATCGGTGAAGCACTTAAGGAAAACGGTAAAGTTATCGTGACTGGCTGCCTAGGTGTTAAAGAGGACGAAATTAGAGAGCTTCACCCGAACGTGTTAGCGATTACTGGCCCTCATGCCTACGAAACGGTAGTGGAACAAGTACACGATCATCTTCCAAAACCACATCACAACCCGTTTGAAGACCTCATTCCTGACCATGGTGTAAAATTAACGCCGCGTCACTATGCGTACCTGAAAATTTCAGAAGGATGTAACCACCGTTGCACGTTCTGCATTATCCCTTCTATGCGTGGCGACCTTGTCAGCCGCCCAGTGGGCAATGTGCTTGATGAAGCCAAGCGTCTAAAAGAAGCGGGCGTGAAAGAATTATTGGTTATTTCACAAGATACAAGCGCTTATGGTGTTGATGTTAAGCACAGAACGGGGTTCTGGAACGGCATGCCTGTTAAAGCACACATGCAGCAACTGTGTGAAAAGCTTGGTGAAATGGGTATTTGGGTCCGTTTACACTATGTATACCCCTACCCACACGTTGATGACCTAATACCGCTAATGAACGAAGGAAAAATTCTTCCATACTTGGATATTCCCTTCCAACATGCCAATAAACGCATCCTCAAATTAATGAAGCGTCCAGGCAGTGCCGAACGCGTTCTTGAACGTGTTAAGAAATGGCGCGAGCAATGCCCGTCGCTTGTCATTCGTTCCACATTTATTGTTGGCTTTCCGGGCGAAACAGAAGAAGAGTTTGAAGAACTATTGGATTTCCTTCGTGAGGCCCAGCTTGATCGCGTTGGCGCATTTGCATATTCACCCGTTGAAGGAGCAAGAGCAAACGACCTGCCTGACCCAGTACCAGACGATATAAAACAAGCGCGCCTTGCGCGCTTTATGGAAGTACAGGGTGAGATAAGCCAAGCTCGTTTACAAGCTAGAATCGGTAACGAATATCAAGTTGTTATTGACAGTGTCGATGCAGAAGGAGCAGTTGGTCGTACTTACGCAGATGCACCAGAAGTTGACGGCCTGGTTCACTTAAACGGTGTTTATGACGTAAAACCGGGCGATCGTGTATGGGCTGAAGTTATTCACGCTAACGAACACGACGTGTGGGCTGTACTGTCTGAAGAACAAGATGAAGAAGACGAAGGCACTGATTCCGTGCTGTAA
- a CDS encoding DUF2919 family protein → MLKLPLAFYDESGRILPPRWLYSVLILLCIDWLAFIFSLASRTQTIELLAFFYPQKESLGLGLAASLPVLMALVLVSQRERLWKKEYLAWRKWVIPLAQLGVLALLSVQLYYTMHHHWGFETITGVKIVFYSIALYAISKSRHLKWMVEDWETPNP, encoded by the coding sequence ATGCTCAAATTACCGCTAGCTTTTTATGATGAGTCAGGGAGAATACTACCGCCACGTTGGCTCTATAGCGTACTTATTCTTCTTTGCATAGATTGGTTAGCGTTTATATTTTCTCTAGCTTCTCGTACTCAAACCATTGAACTACTCGCATTTTTTTACCCGCAAAAAGAAAGCTTGGGTTTAGGGCTAGCAGCCAGTTTACCCGTGTTAATGGCTTTGGTTTTAGTTAGTCAGCGTGAACGTTTGTGGAAAAAAGAGTATTTAGCTTGGCGAAAATGGGTTATACCACTGGCTCAGTTGGGTGTACTGGCACTCTTAAGCGTTCAGCTATATTACACAATGCACCATCACTGGGGGTTTGAAACTATTACGGGCGTGAAAATCGTTTTTTACAGCATAGCTTTATATGCTATTTCCAAGAGTCGCCACTTGAAGTGGATGGTAGAGGATTGGGAGACGCCCAATCCCTGA
- the tcdA gene encoding tRNA cyclic N6-threonylcarbamoyladenosine(37) synthase TcdA — MSDDPRLGGIVRLYGAQQTNNLANSHVAVVGIGGVGSWTAEALARSGVGTITLIDLDDVCVTNTNRQIHALSNTIGEAKVDAIAARINLINPACNVICVEDFVTPENTATLLNKEMHAVVDATDSIRAKAAMIAHCKRNKIPIVTVGGAGGQIDPTQVTKGDLAKTTQDPLAAKLRSELRRNYNFSKNPKRRFGVECIYSTEQLRYPQPDGSVCYNKSAMEGGTRLDCAGGFGAVVTVTATFGMFAAASVINRLTGQK; from the coding sequence ATGTCTGATGACCCTCGTTTAGGCGGTATCGTGCGCTTGTATGGCGCGCAGCAAACCAATAATTTAGCCAATAGTCATGTAGCCGTAGTCGGCATTGGTGGTGTAGGAAGTTGGACTGCCGAAGCACTGGCTCGTTCAGGCGTAGGCACTATTACACTTATTGATTTGGATGATGTTTGCGTTACGAACACGAACCGACAGATACATGCGCTCTCAAACACTATCGGAGAAGCAAAGGTCGACGCAATTGCAGCTCGGATAAACTTGATAAACCCAGCTTGCAACGTGATCTGTGTCGAGGATTTCGTTACACCTGAAAATACAGCCACATTGTTAAATAAAGAAATGCACGCTGTGGTTGATGCTACCGACAGTATTCGCGCTAAAGCGGCGATGATAGCTCACTGTAAACGCAACAAAATTCCCATTGTTACGGTTGGCGGTGCGGGCGGTCAAATAGACCCAACTCAAGTCACTAAAGGCGATTTAGCTAAAACAACGCAAGACCCCCTAGCAGCTAAGCTACGCAGTGAGCTTAGACGTAACTATAATTTTAGTAAAAATCCAAAACGCCGCTTTGGCGTTGAATGTATCTATTCAACAGAGCAATTGCGCTACCCACAACCTGACGGCTCGGTTTGTTACAACAAATCTGCAATGGAAGGTGGTACTCGACTAGACTGTGCTGGCGGCTTTGGTGCTGTGGTCACGGTAACCGCCACCTTTGGTATGTTTGCCGCTGCAAGTGTAATAAATAGATTAACTGGACAAAAATAG
- a CDS encoding glutathione S-transferase family protein: MGLLVDGKWQDKWYDTSKSGGKFERQASKFRDTINKSGEATFPAESDRYHLYVSLACPWAHRALIFRKLKGLESHIDVSVVHPEMLGQGWEFKDYPGSTGDKLYNFDYAHQIYTKANPEITTRVTVPILWDKQSETIVNNESAEIIRIFNSGFNSLTNNDDDYYPEALREEIDTINNMVYHDINNGVYKAGFATTQEAYEEAVTALFCALDRVEERLSKQRYLVGSKITEADWRLFTTLIRFDAVYHGHFKCNKKQIADYPNIYGYMKELYQVPGVAETVNFDHIKRHYYYSHTMINPTQVIPVGPEQDLMSPHGRDKMGR, from the coding sequence ATGGGCTTACTCGTTGATGGGAAGTGGCAAGATAAATGGTATGACACCAGTAAAAGCGGTGGCAAATTCGAACGTCAAGCATCTAAGTTTCGTGACACAATTAACAAAAGCGGCGAAGCAACTTTCCCAGCTGAGTCAGACCGCTATCACCTTTATGTTTCGTTAGCCTGCCCATGGGCCCACAGAGCGCTTATATTTAGAAAGCTTAAGGGACTGGAGTCGCATATTGATGTTTCAGTAGTACATCCCGAAATGCTTGGTCAAGGATGGGAATTTAAAGACTATCCGGGGTCGACGGGTGATAAGCTTTATAACTTTGATTATGCGCATCAAATTTACACCAAGGCTAATCCTGAGATAACTACTCGTGTTACCGTTCCAATTCTTTGGGACAAGCAATCTGAAACCATCGTGAATAACGAATCTGCGGAGATTATTCGTATTTTTAATAGTGGGTTTAACTCACTTACTAATAATGACGACGATTATTACCCAGAAGCGTTACGCGAAGAAATCGATACCATCAATAACATGGTATATCACGACATAAATAATGGCGTGTACAAAGCTGGATTTGCTACAACGCAAGAGGCTTATGAAGAGGCAGTAACTGCATTGTTCTGCGCCCTAGATAGGGTTGAAGAAAGGTTGAGCAAACAACGTTATTTGGTTGGCAGTAAAATAACAGAAGCAGACTGGCGCTTATTTACTACGCTGATACGCTTCGACGCTGTGTATCACGGGCATTTTAAATGCAATAAAAAGCAAATCGCAGACTATCCAAATATCTACGGCTATATGAAAGAACTCTATCAAGTTCCGGGCGTTGCTGAAACGGTAAACTTCGACCATATCAAAAGGCACTATTACTACAGCCACACTATGATAAATCCAACCCAGGTAATCCCCGTCGGGCCTGAGCAAGATCTTATGTCGCCTCACGGTCGCGATAAAATGGGACGTTGA
- a CDS encoding pirin family protein yields the protein MSVEVSERKSIEKVVTGMPTSDGAGVSLTRIIGQPDLPRLDPFLMLDFFGSDNPGEYIAGFPPHPHRGFQTVTYMLAGKMRHKDSVGNEGVIDAGGIQWMNAGRGIIHEEMPEQEEGLLQGFQLWVNLPAEEKMSAPNYQDIQPEIVPTVHIQDAVIKVLAGEIDGVKGPVKTTAVAPTFLDVALRSGSSEITLGSDEAAFIYVYEGIVVINSDELSKETIVSQGELGALSQSGKQLSVSTDTGCKFIVVSGKPIEEPVVQYGPFVMNTQQEIVQAFNDYQSGSLAK from the coding sequence ATGTCAGTGGAAGTGAGTGAACGAAAATCGATAGAGAAAGTGGTTACAGGTATGCCAACAAGTGATGGCGCGGGGGTGTCGCTTACTCGTATTATCGGACAACCTGATCTACCTCGCCTCGATCCCTTTTTAATGTTGGATTTTTTTGGTTCAGATAATCCAGGTGAATACATTGCTGGTTTTCCACCACATCCTCACCGTGGTTTTCAGACAGTTACTTATATGCTTGCAGGAAAAATGCGCCATAAAGACTCTGTAGGCAATGAGGGGGTTATTGATGCTGGTGGCATTCAATGGATGAATGCGGGTCGAGGCATAATACATGAAGAAATGCCAGAGCAGGAGGAGGGCTTGTTACAAGGCTTTCAGCTGTGGGTGAATCTTCCGGCCGAAGAGAAAATGTCAGCGCCGAACTATCAAGACATACAGCCAGAAATTGTTCCGACAGTACACATTCAAGATGCAGTAATCAAAGTGTTAGCGGGTGAAATTGACGGTGTGAAAGGGCCTGTGAAGACAACGGCGGTTGCTCCTACTTTTTTAGACGTTGCACTACGAAGCGGGAGTTCGGAAATTACACTGGGGTCGGATGAAGCTGCCTTTATTTACGTGTACGAGGGAATCGTGGTCATTAATAGCGACGAACTTAGCAAAGAAACTATTGTGTCGCAGGGAGAGCTGGGCGCTTTGTCACAAAGTGGCAAGCAGCTATCTGTATCCACTGATACGGGTTGTAAGTTTATAGTGGTCTCAGGTAAACCTATTGAAGAGCCTGTGGTCCAATATGGACCTTTTGTAATGAACACTCAGCAGGAAATTGTTCAGGCATTTAACGATTACCAAAGCGGTTCATTAGCAAAGTAG
- a CDS encoding GNAT family N-acetyltransferase: MHFESVAEKHVLTLLEFERINRRYFEMSIAPREAAFYSIDGVGNHVSEFRYLKQQKRAWGYVLVDRQRNNQVVARANIKNRQGNRAEIGYRVAEKECGKGIASRCVLFLIDEAKSMGITTLCAEVMDNNPASEKVLIKSGFNPTLCFYRKYQHQGVLYNSTHFELSL, from the coding sequence ATGCATTTTGAAAGCGTCGCCGAAAAACACGTGCTAACACTTTTAGAATTTGAGCGTATTAATAGACGCTATTTTGAAATGTCTATAGCACCAAGAGAGGCGGCGTTTTATTCAATAGATGGTGTTGGCAATCACGTTAGTGAGTTTCGCTACTTAAAACAACAGAAAAGAGCATGGGGCTATGTGCTTGTTGACAGGCAGCGAAACAACCAGGTCGTAGCCCGTGCTAATATCAAAAATAGACAAGGCAACAGGGCGGAAATTGGCTATAGAGTTGCCGAAAAAGAATGCGGTAAGGGCATAGCTTCTCGCTGCGTTTTATTTTTGATAGATGAGGCCAAAAGCATGGGCATCACAACGCTTTGTGCTGAAGTCATGGATAACAATCCTGCTTCTGAAAAAGTACTTATAAAAAGTGGCTTTAATCCTACACTATGTTTTTATCGCAAGTATCAGCATCAAGGTGTTCTGTATAACAGTACCCACTTTGAACTTTCGCTTTAG
- a CDS encoding phosphomannomutase CpsG (capsular polysaccharide biosynthesis protein; catalyzes the formation of D-mannose 6-phosphate from alpha-D-mannose 1-phosphate), which produces MATPITCFKAYDIRGELNSQLTEEVAYRIGYAFAQELAAKTVVVGSDVRLTSTPLKLALSAGLIDAGATVTDIGMAGTEEIYFATKHLGVDGGIEVTASHNPINYNGMKLVKAGSVPISGDTGLNAIKEKAEALEDSFVSERLGHYTNGVKIDADAFFNGTAHVDEVKLSQSDKYTVKSCMMDYVSHMLSYVNLSNFTPLKVVVNAGNGAAGPALDAIEQEMKVQGVPIEFIKVHHNADGTFPNGIPNPLLPENRADTADAVKSSGADFGIAWDGDFDRCFLFDADGEFIEGYYIVGLLAEAFIEKNADSKIIYDPRVYWNTEDIVANAGGTPIKSKTGHAFIKERMRKEDAVYGGEMSAHHYFRDFAYCDSGMIPWLLIAELVCVKKQTLASMVKERIQAFPSSGEINSKLKDADAALERVTSKYQPLASVIDTTDGLGLEFDTWRFNLRKSNTEPVIRLNVESKGDIALMEQKTEELLSLIRAE; this is translated from the coding sequence ATGGCGACCCCAATTACCTGCTTTAAAGCGTACGATATCCGTGGCGAATTGAATTCACAGTTAACTGAAGAGGTAGCTTACCGAATTGGTTATGCTTTTGCGCAAGAGCTTGCAGCAAAGACTGTTGTTGTTGGCAGCGATGTACGTCTTACTTCTACTCCGCTGAAACTTGCGTTAAGCGCAGGTCTTATCGATGCTGGAGCTACTGTTACCGACATTGGCATGGCAGGAACCGAAGAAATTTACTTTGCTACCAAACATCTTGGCGTTGACGGTGGTATTGAAGTAACTGCTAGTCACAACCCTATCAACTATAACGGTATGAAACTGGTGAAAGCAGGCTCTGTGCCTATCAGCGGAGACACAGGCCTCAACGCGATTAAAGAAAAAGCAGAAGCGTTAGAGGACAGCTTTGTATCAGAGAGGTTAGGGCATTATACCAATGGCGTTAAGATTGACGCTGATGCGTTTTTCAACGGTACTGCTCATGTAGATGAAGTAAAGCTTTCACAAAGCGATAAATACACTGTGAAATCGTGCATGATGGACTATGTTTCGCACATGCTATCTTATGTCAATCTGAGTAATTTTACGCCTTTAAAGGTAGTGGTTAATGCCGGTAACGGTGCGGCTGGGCCTGCACTTGACGCAATTGAACAAGAAATGAAAGTGCAGGGTGTACCGATTGAATTCATTAAAGTACATCACAACGCAGATGGCACTTTTCCAAATGGTATACCAAACCCTCTTTTACCTGAAAATCGTGCAGACACAGCTGACGCGGTTAAATCATCAGGTGCTGATTTCGGTATTGCATGGGATGGTGACTTCGACCGCTGCTTCTTGTTTGATGCAGACGGTGAATTTATTGAAGGGTATTACATTGTTGGCTTGCTTGCTGAAGCTTTTATCGAGAAAAATGCCGACAGCAAGATCATTTATGACCCACGCGTGTACTGGAACACAGAAGATATCGTAGCGAATGCAGGCGGTACACCGATTAAATCTAAAACAGGCCATGCGTTTATTAAAGAACGTATGCGTAAAGAAGACGCCGTTTACGGCGGAGAAATGAGCGCGCATCACTACTTTAGAGATTTTGCCTACTGTGACTCGGGCATGATCCCTTGGTTATTAATTGCTGAATTGGTATGTGTGAAAAAACAAACGCTCGCAAGTATGGTAAAAGAACGTATTCAGGCGTTCCCATCATCAGGCGAAATTAACAGTAAACTTAAAGATGCTGACGCGGCACTTGAACGTGTAACCAGTAAGTATCAACCTCTCGCGAGCGTTATCGACACAACTGACGGATTAGGATTAGAATTCGATACATGGCGCTTCAACTTGCGTAAATCGAACACTGAACCAGTTATCCGATTGAATGTTGAAAGCAAAGGCGACATCGCGCTGATGGAACAAAAAACAGAAGAGTTACTTTCACTTATACGCGCTGAATAA
- a CDS encoding DUF3429 domain-containing protein, with translation MPYSAVFLGIAGLIPFLAMPLAYQLNLLSLTQSAVYFVQYSAVLLSFFGGIHWWDAVSNQRYGKQMLIAMLPTIVGWLCLVFSHDVKAFGVLSLSYVAVLIYDKFTLSLPKEQIVSYISLRMGLTSVVVICHAWMIYLLV, from the coding sequence ATGCCCTATTCTGCGGTTTTTTTAGGTATCGCCGGTCTTATTCCTTTTCTAGCAATGCCACTAGCCTATCAGCTTAATTTGTTATCACTAACGCAAAGTGCCGTTTATTTTGTGCAGTACTCAGCTGTGTTGTTATCTTTCTTTGGAGGTATTCATTGGTGGGACGCAGTAAGTAACCAACGCTATGGCAAGCAAATGCTTATCGCAATGTTGCCAACAATCGTAGGGTGGCTGTGTTTAGTATTCTCACATGATGTAAAAGCTTTTGGCGTATTGTCACTTAGCTACGTTGCAGTATTAATCTATGACAAGTTCACGCTAAGCCTTCCTAAAGAGCAGATTGTAAGTTATATCAGTTTGCGTATGGGCTTAACTAGCGTTGTGGTTATCTGTCACGCCTGGATGATTTATTTGCTGGTATAG
- a CDS encoding citrate synthase: protein MADQKAILKAGGKEIELPILSGTEGQDVIDVRTLGQHGYFTYDPGFMATGSCESSITYIDGAQGVLLHRGFPIEELARDADYLEVCHMLLHGDAPTKEQYEEFKETITRHTMVHEQINMFFHGFRNDAHPMAMLCGTVGAMSSFYHSDLDVSNEEQRKRSAHRLIAKMPTLVAMCYKYNIGQPFVYPRNDLSYAANFLNMMFSVPAEEYQISPAVERAMDRIFTLHADHEQNASTSTVRLAGSSGANPYACIAAGVASLWGPAHGGANEACLNMLEEIGTVDRIPEFIARAKDKSDPFRLMGFGHRVYKNHDPRATVMRESCHEVLSELNVKDPLLEVAMELEKIALSDPYFAEKKLFPNVDFYSGIVLKAIGIPTNMFTCIFALSRTVGWISHWHEMMSDPKQKIGRPRQLYTGHSQRKYTPIK from the coding sequence ATGGCAGATCAGAAAGCCATTCTTAAAGCCGGCGGTAAGGAAATCGAGCTTCCTATCTTGTCTGGCACCGAAGGACAAGATGTAATCGATGTCCGTACGTTAGGCCAGCACGGTTATTTCACGTACGACCCAGGTTTTATGGCGACAGGATCTTGCGAGTCTTCAATTACCTACATTGATGGCGCTCAAGGTGTTTTATTACACCGCGGTTTCCCTATCGAAGAACTTGCACGTGACGCAGACTACCTAGAAGTTTGTCACATGCTTCTTCACGGTGATGCACCAACAAAAGAACAATACGAAGAATTTAAAGAGACGATTACACGTCACACCATGGTACACGAACAAATCAACATGTTCTTCCACGGTTTCCGCAACGACGCGCACCCTATGGCAATGCTATGCGGTACCGTTGGTGCTATGTCTTCGTTCTACCATAGTGATTTAGATGTTTCTAACGAAGAGCAACGCAAACGCAGCGCACACCGTCTAATCGCTAAGATGCCAACGCTTGTTGCTATGTGCTACAAGTACAACATCGGTCAACCATTCGTTTACCCACGTAATGACCTTAGCTACGCAGCTAACTTCCTGAACATGATGTTTTCTGTTCCTGCAGAAGAGTATCAAATCAGCCCAGCTGTTGAGCGCGCGATGGACCGTATCTTTACTCTTCATGCTGACCACGAGCAAAATGCTTCAACGTCTACCGTTCGTCTTGCTGGTTCATCTGGTGCAAACCCATATGCATGTATTGCTGCAGGTGTTGCATCACTTTGGGGCCCTGCTCACGGCGGCGCCAACGAAGCGTGTCTGAACATGCTTGAAGAAATCGGTACTGTAGACCGCATTCCAGAGTTTATTGCTCGTGCAAAAGACAAGAGCGACCCGTTCCGTCTTATGGGCTTTGGTCACCGCGTTTACAAAAACCACGACCCTCGTGCCACAGTAATGCGTGAAAGCTGCCACGAAGTACTAAGCGAACTTAACGTTAAAGATCCACTACTTGAAGTAGCAATGGAACTTGAAAAAATTGCGTTGAGCGACCCGTACTTCGCAGAGAAGAAATTGTTCCCTAACGTAGATTTCTACTCAGGTATCGTTCTTAAGGCAATTGGTATTCCTACCAACATGTTTACGTGTATCTTCGCTCTGTCTCGTACAGTAGGCTGGATTTCACACTGGCATGAAATGATGAGCGACCCTAAACAGAAGATCGGTCGTCCTCGTCAGCTTTACACTGGCCACAGCCAGCGTAAGTACACGCCGATTAAGTAA